A genomic window from Microbacterium sp. H1-D42 includes:
- a CDS encoding HD domain-containing phosphohydrolase: MEIESTGAQSQPRRAEVLAAISTAIDLGLGQPMDHMLRSALIATRLADRLGLSADERAATYYATLVSWIGCHADSHEYAGIFGDDIAVRAVSYSVDWAGLPFAGLLMRQVGRGRPAPERALAVAKLFARSGRDLVGMMRSHCASATALASEMGLSDRVGTALQYTFERWDGRGAPHGARGEQLAIEMRVAQLADVAEVWLRLWGEDACREMVRERRGRQFDPEVADAFLGEVWSGMLELEDVWSAALAEAPDDDRVLGPEELHRLVVAAGDFADAKCPFTLGHSRGVAGLAAAAGETLGLDPVSIGRLRRAGHLHDLGRIGVSNAVWEKSAPLSGSDWERVRLYPYLTERVLRRVGGLGAEATLAASHRERLDGSGYPLGLRAVDLSPAQRLLAAADCAHTWREARPHRAARADADVVRGLREQAREGRLDPEAVDAVIAALGQPVSGRPAWPDGLTTREVEVLRLVARASSNREIAAELVVAEKTVRNHIEHIYAKLGVSNRVSAGLYASAHGLAQEFPHPRG, translated from the coding sequence ATGGAGATCGAGTCGACGGGTGCGCAGTCCCAGCCGCGACGGGCCGAAGTGCTCGCCGCGATCTCGACTGCGATCGATCTCGGTCTCGGCCAGCCCATGGACCACATGCTCCGATCGGCCCTGATCGCGACGCGGCTCGCAGATCGACTCGGCCTGAGCGCCGACGAGCGCGCGGCGACCTACTACGCGACGCTGGTGTCGTGGATCGGCTGCCATGCCGACTCCCACGAGTACGCCGGCATCTTCGGTGACGACATCGCCGTACGCGCGGTCAGCTACTCGGTGGATTGGGCGGGGCTTCCGTTCGCCGGCCTGCTGATGCGTCAGGTGGGACGGGGCAGGCCCGCTCCCGAGCGCGCGCTGGCGGTCGCGAAGCTCTTCGCCCGATCTGGCCGCGACTTGGTCGGGATGATGCGCTCGCACTGCGCATCGGCCACCGCGCTGGCGTCGGAGATGGGCCTGTCCGACAGGGTCGGCACGGCCCTGCAGTACACCTTCGAACGCTGGGACGGCCGTGGAGCCCCGCACGGGGCGCGCGGCGAGCAGCTGGCGATCGAGATGCGGGTGGCGCAGCTCGCCGACGTCGCGGAGGTCTGGCTGCGGCTGTGGGGTGAGGACGCGTGCCGCGAGATGGTCCGTGAGCGACGCGGGCGCCAGTTCGACCCCGAGGTCGCGGATGCCTTCCTCGGGGAGGTGTGGTCGGGGATGCTGGAACTCGAGGACGTATGGTCGGCAGCTCTTGCTGAGGCGCCGGACGATGATCGGGTACTTGGGCCCGAGGAGCTCCACCGGCTGGTTGTGGCGGCAGGCGACTTCGCGGATGCGAAGTGCCCGTTCACTCTCGGTCACTCACGCGGGGTGGCCGGGCTCGCCGCGGCGGCGGGGGAGACCCTCGGCTTGGATCCGGTGTCGATCGGCCGGCTGCGTCGCGCCGGGCATCTGCACGATCTCGGCCGCATCGGGGTGAGCAACGCGGTGTGGGAGAAGAGCGCGCCGCTGTCGGGATCGGACTGGGAACGGGTGCGACTCTATCCCTACCTCACCGAGCGGGTGCTCCGGCGCGTCGGCGGCCTGGGCGCGGAGGCGACGCTCGCCGCGTCGCACCGCGAGCGTCTCGATGGCAGCGGGTATCCGCTTGGTCTGCGGGCTGTCGACCTGAGTCCAGCGCAGCGCCTGCTCGCGGCGGCCGACTGCGCGCACACCTGGCGCGAAGCGCGTCCCCATCGCGCCGCGCGTGCCGATGCGGACGTCGTACGGGGTCTCCGTGAGCAGGCTCGCGAGGGCCGCCTCGATCCAGAGGCGGTGGATGCTGTCATCGCCGCGCTCGGGCAGCCGGTCTCCGGACGCCCCGCCTGGCCTGACGGCCTCACTACCAGGGAGGTCGAGGTGCTCCGGCTGGTGGCGCGAGCATCGTCGAATCGTGAGATCGCGGCGGAGCTCGTCGTGGCCGAGAAGACGGTGCGCAATCACATCGAGCACATCTACGCCAAGCTGGGCGTGTCGAATCGGGTCAGTGCGGGGCTCTACGCCTCGGCACACGGCCTCGCGCAGGAGTTTCCACACCCCCGCGGCTGA
- a CDS encoding Rieske 2Fe-2S domain-containing protein: MAHDDDTKALDRAYQPSPGLGVAVSDPAQNPGLPQHRERMTDKDPRIEKTAERTVYTLFYLSLAGSIWAVAAYMLFPIESGLPIDIRQNNMYIGIGIALALLAIGIGAIHWSKALMSDKEYIEYRHPTRGRDTTREASIQAFADANEDSGFGRRKMIRNSLIVAVVASVVPGITLFRGLAPFNTPENPVAGEPVVLLSHTMWDKGMRLARDPEGTPIRAADVTVGSAFHVIPEPLKELGHSDGYLEEKAKAIVLLMRLRPEQLKEAEDRKDWSYDGIVAYSKVCTHVGCPVALYEQQTHHLLCPCHQSQFDVTEHAKVIFGPAARPLPQLPIAVDDEGYLVAQSDFHEPVGPSFWERH, from the coding sequence ATGGCACACGACGACGACACGAAGGCTCTGGACAGGGCCTACCAGCCCTCACCGGGGCTGGGCGTCGCAGTCAGCGATCCTGCGCAGAATCCGGGTCTGCCCCAGCATCGTGAGCGGATGACCGACAAGGACCCGCGGATCGAGAAGACGGCGGAGCGCACGGTTTACACGCTCTTCTACCTGTCGCTCGCGGGCAGCATCTGGGCGGTCGCCGCCTACATGCTGTTCCCGATCGAGAGCGGACTGCCGATCGATATCCGGCAGAACAACATGTACATCGGCATCGGCATCGCCCTCGCGCTGCTGGCCATCGGCATCGGCGCGATCCACTGGTCGAAGGCTCTGATGTCCGACAAGGAGTACATCGAGTACCGTCACCCCACCCGTGGTCGCGACACGACGCGCGAGGCATCGATCCAGGCCTTCGCCGACGCCAACGAGGACTCCGGCTTCGGCCGTCGCAAGATGATCCGCAACTCGCTGATCGTCGCCGTCGTCGCCTCGGTCGTGCCCGGCATCACGCTGTTCCGCGGTCTCGCCCCGTTCAACACCCCCGAGAACCCCGTCGCCGGTGAGCCCGTCGTGCTGCTCAGCCACACGATGTGGGACAAGGGCATGCGCCTGGCCCGCGACCCGGAGGGCACGCCCATCCGCGCCGCCGATGTCACGGTCGGCTCGGCCTTCCACGTGATCCCTGAGCCCCTCAAGGAGCTCGGACACAGCGACGGCTACCTCGAGGAGAAGGCCAAGGCCATCGTCCTGCTGATGCGTCTGCGTCCAGAGCAGCTCAAGGAAGCCGAGGACCGCAAGGACTGGTCGTACGACGGCATCGTCGCTTACTCGAAGGTCTGCACGCACGTCGGATGCCCTGTTGCACTGTACGAGCAGCAGACCCACCACCTGCTGTGCCCGTGCCACCAGTCGCAGTTCGACGTGACCGAGCACGCCAAGGTCATCTTCGGCCCGGCTGCGCGTCCGCTGCCGCAGCTGCCCATCGCTGTCGACGACGAGGGCTACCTCGTCGCGCAGAGCGATTTCCACGAACCTGTCGGCCCGAGCTTCTGGGAGCGTCATTGA
- a CDS encoding c-type cytochrome codes for MAREKKHRSRGRRSPLAAAALIGAGLLLTGGVYAGASAAMASTTDAQTAASTELTVEDGQKLFTANCATCHGMNLEGTEEGPSLIGVGELSVEFQLATGRMPLQMQGPQAPQKPAQFTEAQIRAMAAYVQSVAPGPEYPEDWVTAGEANPENAKDEVDIAHGAELFRINCAMCHNVAAAGGALTEGKYAPALTSTSALHIYAAMVTGPQNMPVFGDMNLSTEDKRDVIAALVWQQNTVPIGGFTLGSLGPVSEGLFIWIFGIGALVALTVWITAKSN; via the coding sequence ATGGCACGAGAGAAGAAGCACCGCTCGCGCGGTCGTCGCAGCCCACTCGCCGCTGCTGCCCTGATCGGCGCCGGACTGCTGCTCACCGGAGGCGTCTACGCCGGTGCATCAGCAGCGATGGCATCCACCACCGACGCGCAGACCGCCGCATCGACTGAGCTGACCGTCGAAGACGGCCAGAAGCTGTTCACCGCGAACTGCGCCACCTGCCACGGCATGAACCTCGAGGGAACAGAGGAAGGCCCGAGCCTGATCGGCGTCGGCGAGCTGTCCGTCGAGTTCCAGCTGGCCACCGGCCGCATGCCACTGCAGATGCAGGGGCCGCAGGCTCCGCAGAAGCCGGCGCAGTTCACCGAGGCGCAGATCCGCGCGATGGCCGCCTACGTGCAGTCCGTCGCCCCTGGACCGGAATACCCCGAGGACTGGGTGACCGCCGGCGAGGCGAACCCGGAGAACGCCAAGGACGAGGTCGACATCGCCCACGGTGCGGAGCTGTTCCGCATCAACTGCGCCATGTGCCACAACGTCGCCGCCGCCGGTGGTGCGCTCACCGAGGGCAAGTACGCCCCCGCGCTGACCTCGACCAGCGCACTGCACATCTACGCGGCCATGGTCACCGGTCCGCAGAACATGCCCGTCTTCGGCGACATGAACCTCAGCACCGAGGACAAGCGCGATGTCATCGCCGCGCTCGTCTGGCAGCAGAACACCGTCCCGATCGGCGGCTTCACGCTCGGTTCGCTTGGGCCGGTCTCCGAGGGCCTGTTCATCTGGATCTTCGGAATCGGCGCGCTCGTCGCCCTCACCGTGTGGATCACGGCGAAGTCCAACTGA
- a CDS encoding iron-sulfur cluster assembly accessory protein has translation MSDTTLTPETTAAHGVSLTATAAQKVKSLLEQEGRDDLRLRVAVQPGGCSGLIYQLYFDERYLEGDETVDFDGVEVIIDNMSVPYLDGASIDFKDTISEQGFTIDNPQAAGSCACGDSFH, from the coding sequence ATGAGCGACACCACACTGACCCCTGAGACCACCGCCGCACACGGCGTGTCCCTCACGGCCACTGCCGCGCAGAAGGTGAAGAGCCTTCTCGAGCAGGAGGGCCGCGATGACCTCCGCCTGCGCGTCGCCGTGCAGCCGGGCGGATGCTCCGGCCTGATCTACCAGCTCTACTTCGACGAGCGCTACCTCGAGGGCGACGAGACGGTCGACTTCGACGGCGTCGAGGTCATCATCGACAACATGAGCGTCCCGTACCTCGACGGCGCGTCGATCGACTTCAAGGACACGATCTCCGAGCAGGGTTTCACGATCGACAATCCCCAGGCCGCAGGCAGTTGTGCCTGTGGTGACAGCTTCCACTGA
- the coxB gene encoding cytochrome c oxidase subunit II encodes MPSKRRLRWAALPLGVAAAVVLAGCTPTELHGFLPGFVADGTPATNQTDRVAGLWVTSWIVLLIVGLITWGLMGWALVMYRRRKGQTGLPVQLRYNMPIEILYTVIPLILVLAMFFFTARDQTEIETQWDDPDVEISAIAKQWAWDFQYDGEAEDNSDAVWTMGVQAQADDKGDIDRESLPTLVLPVDKKVKIDLQSRDVIHSFWIIDFLYKKDMYIGKDNSWSFIPTRVGEFDGKCAELCGEYHSMMLFNVKVVEQDEYDAYLESLREKGNTGDITDAYDRLSNLPGTGASTGAEEEE; translated from the coding sequence GTGCCCTCGAAACGCCGCCTTCGTTGGGCCGCACTCCCGCTGGGAGTAGCGGCAGCTGTGGTCCTGGCGGGATGTACTCCCACCGAACTCCATGGGTTCCTCCCAGGCTTCGTCGCAGACGGCACGCCGGCCACGAACCAGACGGACCGCGTCGCCGGTCTCTGGGTCACGTCGTGGATCGTGCTTCTGATCGTCGGCCTGATCACCTGGGGGCTGATGGGCTGGGCGCTCGTCATGTACCGCCGCCGCAAGGGCCAGACCGGCCTGCCGGTGCAGCTGCGGTACAACATGCCGATCGAGATCCTCTACACGGTGATCCCGCTGATCCTCGTGCTCGCGATGTTCTTCTTCACGGCTCGCGACCAGACCGAGATCGAGACGCAGTGGGACGACCCCGACGTCGAGATCAGCGCGATCGCCAAGCAGTGGGCATGGGACTTCCAGTACGACGGCGAAGCGGAGGACAACTCCGACGCCGTGTGGACCATGGGTGTTCAGGCGCAGGCCGATGACAAGGGTGACATCGACCGCGAGTCGCTGCCGACCCTGGTTCTGCCCGTCGACAAGAAGGTCAAGATCGACCTGCAGTCGCGTGATGTCATCCACTCGTTCTGGATCATCGACTTCCTGTACAAGAAGGACATGTACATCGGGAAGGACAATTCCTGGTCGTTCATCCCGACGCGCGTCGGTGAATTCGACGGCAAGTGCGCCGAGCTCTGCGGCGAGTACCACTCGATGATGCTCTTCAACGTGAAGGTTGTCGAGCAGGACGAGTACGACGCCTACCTCGAGTCTCTGCGCGAGAAGGGCAACACGGGCGACATCACCGACGCCTACGATCGACTCAGCAATCTCCCCGGCACCGGCGCAAGCACGGGCGCTGAGGAAGAGGAGTAA
- a CDS encoding cytochrome c oxidase subunit 4 — translation MRSNIVLWWIITVFFVIASAVYTIWSLVDPFHGYVEWVGTIALLFVALMGAMIAIYLRKTHRAQGGELPEDVLTSDIDDGDPELGEFSPWSWWPIVLAGSAMVFLMGLAVGHFLLPIGLALFVVAIVGWVYEYYRGNFAR, via the coding sequence ATGCGCAGCAATATCGTCCTCTGGTGGATCATCACGGTCTTCTTCGTGATCGCATCCGCGGTCTACACCATCTGGAGCCTGGTCGACCCGTTCCACGGCTACGTCGAGTGGGTCGGCACGATTGCCCTGCTTTTCGTGGCTCTGATGGGCGCCATGATCGCCATCTACCTGCGTAAGACGCACCGTGCGCAGGGTGGTGAGCTGCCCGAGGACGTCCTGACCTCGGACATCGACGACGGTGACCCCGAGTTGGGCGAGTTCAGCCCGTGGTCCTGGTGGCCGATCGTGCTCGCCGGGTCGGCGATGGTGTTCCTCATGGGCCTCGCGGTCGGACACTTCCTGCTCCCGATCGGTCTGGCACTCTTCGTCGTCGCGATCGTCGGCTGGGTGTACGAGTACTACCGCGGAAACTTCGCGCGCTGA
- a CDS encoding class I SAM-dependent methyltransferase: MTTVEQTTPVDQDRLMQFVFRAVGEIGATMNTALVVMGDRLGWYRALAQYGPATAAELAARSGSELHLTREWLNAQAAGEYVLYDPESTRYTLPPEQAVALTDEASPVFLPGLFQIAFGTLRGAPTVIEAASDDGAYGWDERNTDVHEGCERFFLPSYSAHLVTDWLPALSGVVARLHAGARVIDVGCGYGAATILMARAFPASRFVGTDFHAESVDAARDRARIAGVSDRVEFRVANADEGADGPYNLITTFDALHDMGDPAAAARAARRAVADDGTWLIVEPAAGDHVEDNLNPVGRAYYGFSTLLCTPSSLAQRGRAALGTQAGPTRIREITEAAGFSGFRIAAQTPFHNVFEVTV; this comes from the coding sequence ATGACCACAGTTGAGCAGACGACTCCCGTCGACCAGGACAGACTGATGCAGTTCGTCTTCCGTGCCGTCGGCGAGATCGGAGCGACCATGAACACCGCACTGGTGGTGATGGGTGACCGACTGGGCTGGTACCGCGCCCTCGCGCAGTACGGCCCGGCCACCGCCGCGGAGCTCGCTGCCCGGAGCGGCTCGGAACTCCACCTGACCCGCGAGTGGCTGAATGCGCAGGCCGCCGGCGAGTACGTGCTCTACGACCCGGAGAGCACCCGGTACACGCTGCCGCCCGAACAGGCTGTCGCGTTGACTGACGAGGCCAGTCCGGTCTTTCTGCCCGGACTGTTCCAGATCGCCTTCGGCACCCTGCGCGGAGCGCCCACGGTGATCGAGGCGGCCTCAGACGATGGCGCATACGGCTGGGACGAGCGAAACACAGACGTGCACGAGGGCTGCGAGCGGTTCTTCCTGCCCTCCTACTCGGCGCACCTCGTGACGGACTGGCTCCCGGCGCTGAGCGGGGTCGTGGCCCGGCTGCACGCCGGAGCACGCGTCATCGATGTCGGCTGCGGGTACGGGGCGGCGACGATCCTGATGGCGCGGGCGTTTCCGGCATCCCGGTTCGTCGGGACCGACTTCCATGCGGAGTCCGTCGATGCCGCGCGCGATCGCGCCCGGATCGCCGGCGTCTCCGACCGCGTCGAGTTCCGGGTCGCGAACGCCGATGAGGGCGCAGACGGCCCCTACAACCTGATCACCACCTTCGACGCCCTGCACGACATGGGCGACCCGGCGGCTGCGGCACGCGCGGCGCGCCGGGCCGTGGCCGACGACGGCACCTGGCTGATCGTCGAACCTGCAGCCGGCGACCACGTAGAGGACAACCTGAATCCGGTCGGACGCGCCTACTACGGCTTCAGCACTCTGCTCTGCACCCCGTCGTCCCTCGCCCAGCGGGGGCGGGCCGCACTGGGCACTCAGGCCGGTCCCACCCGCATTCGGGAGATCACCGAGGCTGCGGGGTTCAGCGGCTTCCGCATCGCAGCGCAGACACCGTTCCACAACGTATTCGAGGTCACCGTCTGA
- a CDS encoding rhodanese-like domain-containing protein: protein MIDRQEFFAAKLAYETDGSDLYAAQKAGEQIVVIDVRSDEAWAQGRIRGAVHMHYREIAERAPQEIPVDAEVVVYCWSPGCNAGAKGALEFAKLGYSVRELIGGFEYWVREGYPIEDHDGVHRRPIDPRTGVPRVRTRA, encoded by the coding sequence ATGATCGATCGCCAGGAGTTCTTCGCCGCCAAGCTCGCCTACGAGACCGATGGAAGCGACCTGTACGCCGCACAGAAGGCAGGCGAGCAGATCGTGGTCATCGACGTGCGATCCGACGAGGCGTGGGCGCAGGGACGCATCCGTGGCGCCGTGCACATGCACTATCGCGAGATCGCCGAGCGCGCGCCGCAGGAGATCCCAGTGGATGCTGAGGTGGTCGTGTACTGCTGGAGCCCTGGCTGCAACGCGGGGGCGAAGGGAGCCCTCGAATTCGCGAAGCTCGGATACTCGGTGCGCGAGTTGATCGGCGGGTTCGAGTACTGGGTGCGCGAGGGCTATCCCATCGAGGATCACGACGGCGTCCACCGTCGTCCCATCGATCCGCGCACCGGCGTGCCCCGCGTGCGCACCCGCGCCTGA
- the ctaD gene encoding cytochrome c oxidase subunit I, which yields MTTTAEPTTAQGARPNTLPPRQAALLSSTRVEQKGNIVVKWLTSTDHKTIGYMYLIASVLFFLLGGVMALIIRAELFAPGMQIVPTKEQYNQLFTMHGTIMLLMFATPLFAGFANAILPLQIGAPDVAFPRLNAFAFWLFTFGSIMAVAGFLTPQGAASFGWFAYQPLANASFSPGVGGNLWMLGLGMSGFGTILGAVNFITTVITMRAPGMTMWRMPIFSWNTLITSLLILMAFPVLAAAILAAAADRILGAHIYDVANGGVLLWQHLFWFFGHPEVYIIALPFFGIVSEIFPVFSRKPIFGYKTLVYATISIAALSVAVWAHHMYVTGGVLLPFFSLMTMLIAVPTGVKIFNWIGTMWRGSLTFETPMVFSLGFLVSFVFGGLTGVILASPPLDFHISDTYFVVAHFHYVVFGTVVFAMFAGFYFWWPKWTGRMLNERLGYIHFWMLFIGFHMTFLVQHWLGVDGMPRRYADYSTYDNWEWGNQVSTFGAILLGASMLPFFLNVWITARKAPKVTVDDPWGYGASLEWATSCPPPRHNFTSIPRIRSERPAFDLNHPEAAEHPVAAPAGAAAGEAK from the coding sequence ATGACCACCACAGCTGAACCCACCACTGCGCAGGGTGCTCGCCCGAACACGCTGCCGCCGCGTCAGGCCGCACTTCTCTCCTCCACTCGCGTGGAGCAGAAGGGCAACATCGTCGTCAAGTGGCTGACCTCCACCGACCACAAGACGATCGGGTACATGTACCTGATCGCCTCGGTGCTGTTCTTCCTGCTCGGCGGCGTGATGGCGCTCATCATCCGCGCGGAGCTGTTCGCGCCTGGCATGCAGATCGTGCCGACGAAGGAGCAGTACAACCAGCTGTTCACGATGCACGGCACGATCATGCTGCTGATGTTCGCGACGCCGCTGTTCGCCGGATTCGCGAACGCGATCCTGCCGCTGCAGATCGGCGCGCCCGACGTGGCGTTCCCGCGTCTGAACGCGTTCGCATTCTGGCTGTTCACGTTCGGCTCGATCATGGCCGTGGCCGGCTTCCTCACCCCGCAGGGTGCCGCCTCGTTCGGATGGTTCGCCTATCAGCCGCTGGCCAACGCGTCGTTCTCTCCTGGCGTCGGCGGAAACCTGTGGATGCTGGGTCTCGGCATGTCCGGTTTCGGCACGATCCTCGGTGCGGTGAACTTCATCACGACCGTGATCACGATGCGCGCACCCGGCATGACGATGTGGCGCATGCCGATCTTCTCCTGGAACACGCTGATCACCAGCCTGCTGATCCTGATGGCGTTCCCTGTGCTCGCCGCGGCGATCCTGGCCGCTGCCGCTGACCGCATCCTGGGTGCGCACATCTACGACGTCGCCAACGGCGGTGTGCTGCTCTGGCAGCACCTGTTCTGGTTCTTCGGACACCCTGAGGTCTACATCATCGCGCTGCCGTTCTTCGGCATCGTCTCCGAGATCTTCCCGGTGTTCAGTCGCAAGCCGATCTTCGGATACAAGACCCTCGTCTACGCGACGATCTCGATCGCCGCACTGTCCGTGGCCGTGTGGGCGCACCACATGTACGTCACCGGTGGAGTGCTGCTGCCGTTCTTCTCGCTGATGACCATGCTGATCGCCGTGCCGACAGGTGTGAAGATCTTCAACTGGATCGGCACGATGTGGCGAGGATCTCTGACCTTCGAGACGCCGATGGTGTTCTCGCTCGGCTTCCTGGTGTCGTTCGTCTTCGGTGGTCTCACCGGCGTGATCCTCGCATCGCCGCCGCTCGACTTCCACATCAGTGACACCTACTTCGTCGTCGCGCACTTCCACTACGTCGTGTTCGGCACCGTGGTGTTCGCCATGTTCGCCGGCTTCTACTTCTGGTGGCCGAAGTGGACGGGTCGCATGCTCAACGAGCGTCTCGGCTACATCCACTTCTGGATGCTGTTCATCGGCTTCCACATGACCTTCCTCGTCCAGCACTGGCTGGGTGTCGACGGCATGCCGCGTCGCTACGCCGACTACTCGACGTACGACAACTGGGAGTGGGGCAACCAGGTCTCCACATTCGGTGCGATCCTGCTCGGCGCCTCGATGCTGCCGTTCTTCCTGAACGTGTGGATCACGGCCCGCAAGGCGCCCAAGGTCACCGTCGATGACCCGTGGGGTTATGGTGCATCGCTCGAGTGGGCGACGTCCTGCCCGCCGCCGCGCCACAACTTCACGTCGATCCCGCGCATCCGCAGCGAGCGTCCCGCGTTCGATCTGAACCACCCCGAGGCAGCCGAGCACCCGGTGGCAGCACCTGCCGGTGCCGCAGCAGGAGAGGCCAAGTAA
- a CDS encoding cytochrome bc complex cytochrome b subunit: protein MSTATLKEDTKQQKPLGGRFIGATANYIDERTSLSGFVKELGRKIFPDHWSFMLGEIALWSFVAVFLSGTFLTFFFQASMVPTHYTGAYAPMRGVEMSAAFESALTISWDVRGGLLVRQIHHWAALVFIAGIGIHMLRVFFTGAFRKPRELNWVIGYVLFILALAEGFTGYSLPDDLLSGNGLRIIDGMIKGLPLIGTWTSFLLFGGEFPGNDIVGRLYTLHILLLPLILIGMLVLHLMLMVINKHTQFAGPARTNDNVVGYPMMPVYMSKMGGFFFIVFGVIVLIASFFQILPFWEYGPYDPSPISAGTQPDWYIGFADGALRLAPPHMDVVFLDHTWSFGILIPVAVLGLFIVVVALYPFIEAWVTGDKREHHIADRPRNAPTRTAIGAAGVTFYAVLWAAASSDLIATHFMLTMEGVIHALQALLFVGPVLGYFITKRICIALQKKDREIVLHGYESGRIVRLPGGEYVEVHQPVDVYDRWKLIDYEVYEPLVVRPNAKGRISWTQNLRSAMSRWFFEDRLLPLTQAEIDEADAHQQHTLAHNDEIEAEEIAGAHQRAGVTSEDQIEPADPSIGETPNTPSSVIATEPAKRPRKKKSEDGE, encoded by the coding sequence TTGAGTACCGCAACTCTTAAAGAGGACACCAAGCAGCAGAAGCCGCTCGGCGGACGCTTCATCGGAGCGACGGCGAACTACATCGACGAGCGCACCAGCCTCTCCGGCTTCGTGAAGGAGCTCGGTCGCAAGATCTTCCCCGACCACTGGTCGTTCATGCTGGGTGAGATCGCGCTGTGGAGCTTCGTGGCGGTGTTCCTGTCAGGAACCTTCCTCACGTTCTTCTTCCAGGCATCCATGGTTCCCACGCACTACACCGGTGCGTACGCGCCGATGCGCGGTGTGGAGATGTCGGCCGCTTTCGAGTCGGCTCTGACCATCTCGTGGGATGTCCGCGGTGGTCTCCTGGTTCGCCAGATCCACCACTGGGCAGCACTCGTCTTCATCGCCGGCATCGGCATCCACATGCTCCGCGTGTTCTTCACCGGCGCGTTCCGCAAGCCGCGCGAGCTGAACTGGGTGATCGGCTACGTGCTGTTCATCCTCGCTCTGGCCGAGGGCTTCACCGGCTACTCGCTCCCCGACGACCTGCTCTCGGGCAACGGCCTGCGCATCATCGACGGCATGATCAAGGGCCTCCCGCTGATCGGAACCTGGACATCGTTCCTGCTCTTCGGCGGTGAGTTCCCCGGCAACGACATCGTCGGCCGCCTGTACACGCTGCACATCCTGCTGCTGCCGCTGATCCTGATCGGCATGCTGGTGCTGCACCTGATGCTGATGGTCATCAACAAGCACACCCAGTTCGCCGGGCCCGCCCGCACGAACGACAACGTCGTCGGCTACCCGATGATGCCGGTGTACATGTCCAAGATGGGTGGCTTCTTCTTCATCGTCTTCGGCGTGATCGTGTTGATCGCCTCGTTCTTCCAGATCCTGCCGTTCTGGGAGTACGGTCCTTACGACCCATCACCCATCTCGGCCGGAACTCAGCCGGACTGGTACATCGGCTTCGCCGACGGTGCTCTGCGCCTGGCCCCGCCGCACATGGATGTCGTTTTCCTCGATCACACCTGGTCGTTCGGAATCCTGATCCCTGTGGCCGTCCTCGGTCTGTTCATCGTCGTCGTCGCGCTCTACCCCTTCATCGAGGCGTGGGTCACCGGCGACAAGCGCGAGCACCACATCGCCGACCGTCCGCGCAACGCCCCGACCCGCACCGCCATCGGCGCTGCCGGCGTCACCTTCTACGCCGTGCTGTGGGCAGCAGCGTCGTCCGACCTCATCGCGACGCACTTCATGCTCACGATGGAGGGCGTCATCCACGCTCTCCAGGCGCTGCTGTTCGTCGGTCCGGTGCTCGGGTACTTCATCACGAAGCGCATCTGCATCGCGCTGCAGAAGAAGGACCGCGAGATCGTGCTGCACGGCTACGAGTCCGGTCGCATCGTGCGGCTTCCCGGCGGCGAGTACGTCGAGGTTCACCAGCCGGTCGATGTGTACGACCGCTGGAAGCTCATCGATTACGAGGTCTACGAGCCGCTCGTGGTGCGTCCCAACGCCAAGGGCCGCATCTCGTGGACGCAGAACCTGCGCTCGGCGATGTCCCGCTGGTTCTTCGAGGACCGTCTGCTGCCGCTCACCCAGGCAGAGATCGACGAGGCCGATGCGCACCAGCAGCACACGCTGGCGCACAATGACGAGATCGAGGCCGAGGAGATCGCCGGTGCGCACCAGCGCGCAGGCGTCACCTCCGAGGACCAGATCGAGCCGGCCGATCCCAGCATCGGTGAGACGCCGAACACGCCGAGCTCTGTGATCGCCACGGAACCGGCAAAGCGTCCGCGCAAGAAGAAGTCTGAGGACGGCGAGTAA